One region of Roseicitreum antarcticum genomic DNA includes:
- the secB gene encoding protein-export chaperone SecB: MSDTPNGAAPAQPTPAAQPQVSMRVLAQYVRDLSFENFVAQKAMQPSNVQPDIQVQVSLDAKKRDVETQFEVTTKFKIESKNKSDGVSLFLMELDYAGVFNIEGVPTEQMHPFLLIECPRMLFPFVRRIVSDVTRDGGFPPLNLDNVDFLALYRQELQRQAALQAQKTPTA, encoded by the coding sequence ATGTCCGATACCCCTAACGGTGCCGCCCCCGCGCAACCGACGCCGGCGGCGCAACCGCAGGTTTCCATGCGCGTCCTGGCGCAATATGTGCGCGACCTGTCGTTCGAGAACTTCGTGGCGCAAAAGGCCATGCAACCCTCTAACGTCCAACCGGATATTCAGGTTCAGGTCAGTCTTGACGCCAAGAAACGCGATGTCGAGACGCAGTTCGAGGTGACGACCAAGTTCAAGATCGAATCCAAGAACAAGTCAGACGGCGTTTCACTGTTCCTGATGGAACTGGATTATGCCGGGGTATTCAACATCGAGGGCGTACCAACCGAGCAGATGCACCCGTTCCTGCTCATCGAATGCCCGCGCATGCTGTTCCCATTCGTGCGCCGGATCGTAAGCGACGTAACGCGCGATGGCGGCTTCCCGCCGCTCAACCTGGACAATGTGGATTTTCTGGCGCTGTACCGTCAGGAATTGCAGCGGCAGGCCGCGCTTCAGGCCCAGAAGACCCCGACTGCCTGA
- a CDS encoding FxsA family protein: protein MRLFLALLAVPLIEIALFVQVGGELGLLATLAIVIGSAIGGIALIRSGGPRTVGEINAALRTETDPTAPLLKGVMRVIAGMLLIIPGFFTDILGLIVLLPPVQAMVLARMPRPRTQGPTRPRRGDVIDGDFTVHEPRDSTPWREIPDTPPAPGPDRNGGQNRH, encoded by the coding sequence ATGCGGCTGTTTCTGGCGTTGTTGGCGGTTCCCCTGATCGAAATCGCTCTTTTCGTGCAGGTTGGCGGCGAACTGGGACTGCTGGCGACCCTCGCAATTGTGATCGGTTCGGCCATCGGCGGTATCGCACTCATCCGATCGGGCGGGCCGCGAACTGTGGGTGAGATCAACGCGGCGCTGCGGACGGAAACCGACCCGACTGCCCCACTGCTGAAAGGTGTGATGCGGGTGATTGCCGGGATGCTGCTGATCATCCCGGGGTTCTTCACAGACATTCTGGGGCTGATCGTGCTATTGCCGCCTGTGCAGGCCATGGTGCTGGCCCGCATGCCGCGTCCGCGGACACAAGGCCCGACGCGACCAAGGCGCGGCGACGTGATCGACGGTGACTTTACAGTGCACGAGCCGCGCGACAGCACGCCATGGCGCGAAATCCCCGATACACCACCGGCACCAGGTCCGGACCGCAACGGCGGCCAAAACCGGCATTGA
- the hslV gene encoding ATP-dependent protease subunit HslV: MANDQFPGWHGTTILGVRRGGRVVVAGDGQVSLGQTVIKGSARKVRRLSPGGYDVVAGFAGSTADAFTLLERLEAKLEATPGQLARASVELAKDWRTDKYLQKLEAMLIVTDGRDMFVITGAGDVLEPEHDIAAIGSGGNFALAAARGLMETDMDAENVARKAMAIASDICVYTNGNLTIEAIEA, encoded by the coding sequence ATGGCGAATGACCAGTTTCCGGGCTGGCATGGCACAACCATACTGGGCGTGCGCCGCGGCGGTCGCGTTGTCGTCGCAGGTGACGGGCAGGTTTCGCTGGGCCAAACGGTCATCAAGGGATCGGCGCGCAAAGTACGCCGCCTGTCGCCCGGTGGCTATGACGTAGTAGCTGGCTTTGCCGGATCGACAGCAGACGCCTTTACCCTGTTGGAGCGGCTGGAAGCCAAGCTTGAGGCAACGCCGGGCCAACTGGCCCGCGCCTCGGTCGAGCTGGCCAAGGACTGGCGCACCGATAAATACCTGCAAAAGCTGGAAGCGATGCTGATCGTCACTGACGGCCGCGATATGTTCGTCATTACCGGCGCAGGCGATGTGCTGGAACCGGAACATGACATCGCTGCCATCGGATCAGGCGGGAACTTCGCGCTGGCCGCCGCGCGCGGCTTGATGGAAACCGACATGGACGCCGAAAATGTCGCGCGCAAGGCCATGGCGATTGCATCCGATATTTGCGTCTATACCAACGGCAACCTGACCATCGAGGCGATTGAAGCATGA
- the hslU gene encoding ATP-dependent protease ATPase subunit HslU, translating into MTTLTPREIVSELDRFIIGQNAAKRAVAVALRNRWRRKQLPDGLREEVYPKNILMIGPTGVGKTEISRRLAKLAKAPFLKVEATKFTEVGYVGRDVDSIIRDLMDSAIAMTREAMREEVKARAHASAENRVIDAIAGENAREQTREMFRNKLKRGELDDTEIEIEVTDTSSPMPTMDLPGMPQGGMMNLGDIFGKAFGGRKVRKRMTVAQSHDLLISDEADKLLDDEAVTRIALEAVQENGIVFLDEIDKVCARSDARGADVSREGVQRDLLPLIEGTTVSTKHGPVKTDHILFIASGAFHIAKPSDLLPELQGRLPIRVELRALTEGDFVRILTETDNALTLQYTALMGTEDVTVTFTEEGIAALAKIAADVNQSVENIGARRLYTVMERVFEELSFAAPDRGGEEVTVDAAFVEKNLGDLVRSSDLSRYVL; encoded by the coding sequence ATGACCACTCTGACCCCGCGCGAGATCGTATCCGAACTGGACCGTTTCATCATCGGCCAGAACGCCGCAAAACGCGCGGTTGCAGTGGCCCTGCGCAATCGCTGGCGGCGCAAACAACTACCCGACGGGCTGCGCGAAGAGGTCTATCCGAAGAACATCCTGATGATTGGGCCGACAGGCGTTGGCAAGACCGAGATCTCACGCCGCCTCGCGAAACTGGCCAAAGCGCCGTTCCTGAAGGTTGAGGCGACCAAGTTCACCGAAGTTGGCTATGTCGGGCGCGATGTGGACAGCATCATCCGCGACCTGATGGACAGCGCCATTGCGATGACCCGCGAGGCGATGCGCGAAGAGGTCAAAGCGCGCGCGCATGCCAGCGCCGAAAACCGCGTGATTGATGCCATTGCGGGGGAAAACGCCCGCGAACAAACGCGCGAGATGTTCCGCAACAAACTGAAGCGCGGCGAATTGGACGACACCGAAATCGAGATCGAGGTGACGGATACCTCCAGCCCCATGCCTACGATGGATCTGCCCGGCATGCCCCAGGGGGGCATGATGAACTTGGGCGATATTTTCGGCAAAGCGTTTGGCGGACGCAAAGTGCGCAAGCGGATGACCGTCGCGCAAAGCCACGACCTGCTGATCAGCGATGAGGCCGACAAGTTGCTGGACGATGAGGCTGTGACCCGTATCGCGCTGGAGGCTGTGCAAGAAAACGGCATCGTGTTCCTGGATGAGATCGACAAGGTTTGCGCCCGGTCGGATGCGCGCGGCGCCGATGTCTCGCGCGAAGGGGTGCAGCGCGACCTGCTGCCGCTCATCGAAGGCACGACGGTCTCCACCAAGCACGGGCCAGTGAAAACCGATCATATCCTGTTCATCGCCTCGGGCGCGTTCCACATTGCCAAACCGTCCGACCTGCTGCCCGAGCTTCAGGGGCGACTGCCGATCCGGGTAGAGCTACGCGCGCTGACCGAAGGTGATTTCGTCCGCATCCTGACCGAGACTGACAATGCACTGACGCTGCAATATACCGCGCTGATGGGCACCGAGGATGTCACCGTGACCTTCACCGAAGAGGGAATCGCCGCGCTGGCAAAGATCGCCGCCGATGTGAACCAGTCGGTTGAGAATATCGGGGCAAGGCGGCTCTATACGGTGATGGAACGGGTGTTCGAAGAACTGTCCTTTGCAGCACCCGACCGGGGCGGCGAAGAGGTGACAGTCGATGCCGCATTCGTGGAGAAGAACCTCGGCGATCTGGTGCGGTCTTCCGACCTGAGCCGGTATGTGCTGTAG
- the trxA gene encoding thioredoxin → MATIPVTDATFDAEVKNADIPVVVDFWAEWCGPCKQIGPALEELSNDYSGKVKIVKINVDENPDTPAQMGIRGIPALFLFKDGKVVSNKVGAAPKAALKTWIDAAL, encoded by the coding sequence ATGGCCACCATCCCCGTCACCGACGCCACCTTCGACGCTGAAGTCAAGAACGCCGACATTCCCGTCGTGGTTGATTTCTGGGCCGAATGGTGCGGTCCTTGCAAACAGATCGGCCCGGCACTGGAAGAACTGTCGAACGATTATTCCGGCAAGGTCAAGATCGTGAAGATCAACGTCGATGAAAACCCCGACACCCCCGCCCAAATGGGTATTCGCGGCATCCCCGCGCTGTTCCTGTTCAAGGATGGCAAGGTCGTATCGAACAAGGTAGGCGCCGCGCCCAAGGCCGCGCTGAAAACCTGGATCGACGCAGCGCTCTGA
- a CDS encoding Tim44/TimA family putative adaptor protein: MDSAVIQLLVLAGIAVFLILRLRSVLGSREGFEKPPVTGPANGDGASSRQRFEVIEGGPDTDIFDHVAEDSPAAKALAQMKNADPEFHVGDFLQGARGAYEMILMAFENGDLDSILPFLSRDVFSSFDDVVQLREREGLRVDAQFVGVREVELITANYDADTREGEVTVRFVGELTSVVRNAAGEVIEGDPNVVKRQKDVWTFAREMGAANPNWKLVATDG; this comes from the coding sequence ATGGACTCCGCCGTGATACAACTTTTAGTGCTGGCTGGTATTGCTGTATTTCTGATCCTGCGCCTGCGCAGTGTTCTGGGGTCGCGTGAAGGTTTTGAGAAACCCCCGGTCACCGGGCCTGCGAATGGTGATGGCGCGTCCTCCCGTCAGCGGTTCGAGGTGATCGAAGGCGGTCCCGATACCGACATTTTCGACCATGTTGCCGAGGATTCGCCTGCAGCGAAAGCTCTGGCGCAGATGAAAAACGCCGATCCGGAATTTCACGTTGGCGATTTTCTTCAGGGCGCGCGCGGTGCGTATGAGATGATCCTGATGGCGTTTGAAAACGGCGATCTGGATTCTATTCTCCCCTTCCTGTCGCGCGATGTTTTCTCCAGCTTCGATGATGTGGTGCAGCTGCGTGAGCGCGAGGGCCTGCGTGTCGATGCGCAATTCGTAGGCGTGCGTGAGGTGGAACTGATCACTGCCAACTATGATGCCGACACGCGTGAGGGTGAGGTTACAGTGCGATTCGTTGGCGAACTTACCTCGGTTGTGCGCAATGCGGCAGGTGAAGTGATCGAGGGTGATCCAAACGTGGTCAAGCGCCAGAAAGATGTCTGGACCTTCGCGCGCGAAATGGGCGCTGCGAACCCGAACTGGAAGCTGGTCGCTACAGACGGCTGA
- the dnaQ gene encoding DNA polymerase III subunit epsilon: protein MREIVLDTETTGLDPSDGHRIVEIGAVELLNHTPTGVTYHQYINPERPMPAEAFAVHGLGDEFLAAQPVFSRIADEFLQFLGDARMVIHNAAFDMRFLNAELARVNRPALPAARAFDTLTLARRRFPGSPASLDALCRRFGVNNSAREKHGALLDSEILAEVYLELMGGRQPDFGLTVQKRSKTAQPEDPDWRPQRRTTPLAPRLTEAESAAHQKLVAALGKEPIWARYE from the coding sequence TTGCGTGAGATCGTTCTGGATACCGAAACCACCGGCCTTGATCCGTCAGACGGCCACCGGATCGTTGAAATCGGCGCCGTCGAATTGCTCAACCATACGCCGACCGGCGTCACCTATCATCAGTATATCAATCCCGAACGACCAATGCCCGCCGAAGCCTTCGCGGTTCATGGTCTGGGGGATGAGTTTCTTGCCGCGCAGCCGGTGTTCAGCCGCATTGCTGATGAGTTTTTGCAGTTCTTGGGCGATGCGCGCATGGTAATCCACAACGCGGCGTTTGATATGCGGTTCCTGAACGCAGAATTGGCGCGCGTCAACCGCCCTGCCCTGCCGGCGGCTCGGGCTTTCGATACGCTCACGCTGGCCCGCAGGCGCTTTCCGGGCTCGCCGGCGTCGCTTGACGCGCTGTGCCGGCGGTTCGGTGTGAACAACTCAGCGCGTGAGAAACACGGCGCGCTTCTGGACAGCGAAATTCTGGCCGAGGTGTATCTGGAACTGATGGGCGGGCGACAGCCCGATTTCGGCCTGACGGTCCAGAAGCGCAGCAAAACGGCCCAGCCTGAGGATCCGGACTGGCGTCCGCAGCGGCGAACGACGCCCCTCGCCCCTCGCCTGACGGAAGCCGAGAGCGCCGCGCATCAAAAACTGGTCGCCGCGTTGGGCAAGGAGCCGATCTGGGCGCGCTATGAGTGA
- a CDS encoding Smr/MutS family protein has translation MARRRSRNLDPAEQDLWQKVARTARAMHSFQRAMSEASAPEAPKPISPPPEPLAQFRVGSKAGGSPVLPPADTATAPVRMDRKAYDRLRRGKLTPDAKIDLHGMTLAEAHPALIGFIMRCHVRGDRLVLVITGKGRTASSDGLIPRRQGALKQDVPHWLRNMPLRPLVLELREAHQRHGGAGALYVYLRRPGRPV, from the coding sequence ATGGCGCGCCGCCGATCCAGAAATCTAGACCCTGCCGAACAGGATTTGTGGCAAAAGGTGGCGCGCACGGCACGTGCGATGCACAGCTTTCAACGCGCGATGTCTGAAGCTTCCGCGCCAGAGGCCCCCAAACCCATCAGCCCGCCGCCAGAACCCCTCGCGCAGTTCCGCGTCGGGTCAAAAGCGGGCGGTTCTCCGGTACTTCCGCCCGCTGACACCGCCACCGCCCCGGTCCGTATGGACCGAAAGGCGTATGACCGGCTGCGGCGCGGTAAGCTGACCCCCGATGCCAAGATCGACCTGCACGGTATGACACTGGCCGAGGCGCATCCCGCGCTGATCGGGTTCATCATGCGATGTCATGTGCGGGGCGATCGGCTGGTGTTGGTGATTACCGGCAAGGGGCGCACGGCAAGTAGCGACGGCCTTATTCCTCGCAGGCAGGGGGCGCTAAAGCAAGACGTGCCACACTGGCTGCGCAACATGCCGCTGCGGCCTTTGGTTCTGGAGCTGCGTGAGGCGCATCAGCGCCATGGCGGCGCTGGGGCGCTTTATGTCTACCTGCGGCGACCAGGCAGACCCGTCTGA